One part of the Flavobacterium johnsoniae UW101 genome encodes these proteins:
- the cobT gene encoding nicotinate-nucleotide--dimethylbenzimidazole phosphoribosyltransferase gives MSHLDDILKSRRDTRHFTTDEVPDEVIQKALQAGHWAPSVGLTDATRYYIIKSDAVKSAIKNLFLDYNKKAEELTDNPEQKELYKSLKLEAIEEAPIGLIIAYDRSVLNQFTIGTIGSNEAVKFSSVCAAQNIWLSLTEQGYGMGWVSILNYFQFKKILDLPENIEPLGYFCIGKPATNYGNQPMLQQLHWKQKSETADCKEINEIHQINISDFDLKKETKADPKTDFAALLQEKIDSKTKPLGSLGTLETLAFQMASVFETLNPKIINPNVVVFAADHGIANHGVSDYPQDVTRQMVNNFLNGGAAINVFCKQNNIELSIVDSGVNYDFPTNAKLINAKIAKGTQSFLYASAMSETELQLCFEKGKSIVENIAKTGSNCIGFGEMGIGNTSTASVLMSLLTGLPIEECVGKGTGINDQKLLDKQNILKKALENYSGQTELKQHLAYFGGFEIMQMAGGMLTAFENKMLILVDGFICSVAFLIAFKINPNIKQNAIFCHCSAEKAHLKLLEYLDAKPILNLDLRLGEGTGCAVAFPILKSAEAFLNEMASFESVGISKK, from the coding sequence ATGAGCCATTTAGACGATATATTAAAATCACGCCGCGATACCCGACATTTTACTACCGATGAGGTTCCTGATGAAGTCATTCAAAAAGCTTTACAGGCCGGACATTGGGCGCCATCTGTTGGACTGACCGATGCGACACGTTATTATATCATTAAATCGGATGCTGTTAAAAGTGCGATTAAAAACCTGTTTTTAGATTATAATAAAAAAGCGGAAGAACTTACTGACAATCCGGAACAGAAAGAACTTTACAAATCGCTAAAGCTGGAAGCAATAGAAGAAGCGCCAATTGGACTTATAATTGCTTACGATCGCTCAGTTTTAAATCAGTTTACGATTGGAACCATTGGCAGTAATGAGGCTGTGAAGTTCAGTTCGGTTTGTGCAGCCCAGAATATTTGGCTTTCACTAACAGAACAAGGTTACGGAATGGGCTGGGTTTCAATTTTAAATTATTTCCAATTCAAAAAAATTCTTGATTTACCCGAAAATATAGAACCGCTTGGTTATTTCTGCATTGGAAAACCTGCCACAAATTACGGCAATCAGCCCATGTTACAGCAATTACACTGGAAACAAAAATCTGAAACTGCAGATTGTAAGGAAATCAATGAAATTCATCAAATCAATATTTCTGATTTCGATTTAAAAAAAGAAACCAAAGCAGATCCTAAAACTGATTTCGCTGCACTTTTACAAGAAAAAATAGATTCAAAAACAAAACCTCTTGGTTCACTGGGGACATTAGAAACTTTGGCTTTTCAAATGGCATCCGTTTTTGAAACTTTAAATCCGAAAATTATAAACCCTAATGTTGTTGTTTTTGCAGCTGATCACGGAATTGCCAATCACGGCGTAAGTGATTATCCGCAAGATGTAACGCGCCAAATGGTGAATAATTTTCTAAATGGCGGTGCTGCAATAAATGTTTTCTGCAAGCAGAATAATATCGAATTATCGATTGTAGATTCGGGCGTAAATTATGATTTCCCAACAAATGCTAAATTAATTAATGCCAAAATAGCCAAAGGCACACAATCTTTTCTTTACGCTTCGGCAATGAGCGAAACTGAACTTCAATTGTGTTTTGAAAAAGGAAAATCTATTGTAGAAAATATTGCCAAAACGGGTTCTAACTGTATTGGTTTTGGTGAAATGGGAATTGGAAATACTTCTACAGCTTCTGTTTTAATGAGTCTTTTAACGGGTTTGCCTATAGAAGAATGCGTTGGAAAAGGAACGGGAATTAATGACCAAAAACTGCTCGACAAACAAAATATTCTAAAAAAAGCATTGGAAAATTATTCCGGTCAAACCGAATTAAAACAGCATCTTGCTTATTTTGGAGGTTTTGAAATTATGCAGATGGCAGGCGGCATGTTGACAGCTTTTGAAAACAAAATGCTGATTCTTGTTGATGGTTTTATTTGCAGTGTGGCTTTTTTAATTGCTTTTAAAATAAATCCCAACATAAAACAAAATGCCATTTTTTGTCATTGTTCTGCCGAAAAAGCACATTTAAAACTGCTGGAATATCTTGATGCAAAGCCCATTTTAAATTTAGATCTGCGCCTGGGAGAAGGAACCGGCTGTGCAGTTGCTTTTCCTATTTTAAAATCGGCAGAAGCTTTTTTGAATGAAATGGCTAGTTTTGAAAGCGTGGGAATAAGTAAGAAATAA
- the tnpA gene encoding IS200/IS605 family transposase, whose translation MPFTKVYIHCVWSTKNRFPFLNSTDLRQKVWHHIKENALKKEIYLEYISCYSDHCHCLISLGNNQTIQKTIQLLKGESSYWINKNQLTKEKFEWQDEYFAVSVSESIVDKVRNYIKNQEDHHKKKTFQEEYDEFITKFGFKHP comes from the coding sequence ATGCCTTTTACTAAAGTTTATATTCATTGTGTTTGGAGTACAAAAAATAGATTCCCATTTTTAAATTCGACTGATCTTCGCCAAAAAGTTTGGCATCATATAAAGGAAAATGCATTAAAAAAAGAAATATATCTTGAATATATTAGTTGTTATTCTGATCATTGTCATTGTTTAATTTCGTTGGGAAATAATCAAACCATTCAGAAAACAATACAATTATTAAAAGGTGAATCTTCATATTGGATTAATAAAAATCAATTAACTAAAGAAAAGTTTGAATGGCAGGATGAATATTTTGCAGTATCAGTATCAGAATCTATAGTTGACAAGGTTAGAAATTATATTAAAAATCAAGAGGATCATCATAAAAAGAAAACATTTCAAGAAGAATATGATGAATTTATAACGAAATTTGGTTTTAAGCATCCTTAG
- a CDS encoding adenosylcobinamide-GDP ribazoletransferase produces MKKELHIFFTCLMFYTRIPCPKNIDHNPDYLNKATRYFPFIGWIVGSISFLAFYLFSLFLSTETAVIFSIIISVLTTGAFHEDGFADVCDGFGGGWTKEKILTIMKDSAIGAYGAIGLVLLFLVKFKLLSESISLFTHSIFLVFLLFISAHSLSRLAAISIIFTHEYSRDDASSKSKPIAKNHSWREVLGSFFFGLIPLLALSYFNYKTLLALIPIFITRYFLARYFQKWIDGYTGDCLGATQQVCEVVYYLSILFIWKFI; encoded by the coding sequence ATGAAAAAAGAACTACATATTTTTTTTACTTGTTTAATGTTCTACACCAGAATTCCATGTCCAAAAAACATCGATCATAATCCTGATTATTTAAATAAAGCCACACGATATTTTCCTTTTATTGGCTGGATTGTCGGATCAATTTCATTTCTGGCTTTTTATCTTTTTTCGTTATTTCTTTCAACAGAAACAGCAGTGATTTTTTCAATTATTATTTCGGTTTTAACTACCGGTGCTTTTCACGAAGACGGATTTGCTGATGTCTGCGACGGATTTGGCGGAGGATGGACTAAAGAAAAAATCCTTACAATTATGAAAGACAGCGCCATTGGTGCTTATGGAGCAATTGGTTTGGTTTTGCTTTTTCTGGTGAAATTTAAACTGCTTTCAGAATCCATTTCACTTTTTACTCACAGCATTTTTCTGGTTTTTCTTTTATTTATTTCTGCACATTCTTTAAGTCGTTTAGCTGCAATTAGTATTATTTTTACACATGAATATTCTCGCGATGATGCTTCGAGTAAAAGTAAACCAATAGCAAAAAACCACAGCTGGAGAGAAGTTTTGGGTTCATTTTTCTTCGGATTAATTCCGTTATTGGCACTCTCCTATTTCAATTATAAAACTCTTTTGGCTTTAATTCCAATTTTTATTACCCGCTATTTTCTGGCTCGTTATTTTCAAAAATGGATTGACGGCTACACGGGTGATTGTCTTGGCGCCACGCAGCAGGTTTGTGAAGTTGTATATTATTTAAGTATTCTTTTTATATGGAAATTTATCTAG
- the cobC gene encoding alpha-ribazole phosphatase: MEIYLVRHTETICEKGICYGQSDVDIAAPFDEIFNRIISELPSQTVIFSSPLKRCSILAKHIQKNTNAISYQEDDRLKEMNFGDWELKPWDEIPPEELNPWMEDFVNIPVSNGESFTELHSRVGGFLAEQISDLTHPVIIVAHAGIIRSILCHQTSLPLKEAFQNKVDFGEVIRIEL, encoded by the coding sequence ATGGAAATTTATCTAGTTCGCCATACCGAAACGATCTGCGAAAAAGGAATTTGCTACGGACAATCGGATGTAGATATTGCTGCGCCTTTTGACGAAATCTTTAACAGAATTATATCTGAATTGCCGTCTCAAACGGTAATTTTTTCAAGCCCGTTAAAACGTTGTTCTATTCTGGCAAAACATATTCAAAAAAATACAAACGCCATTTCTTATCAGGAAGATGACCGCTTAAAAGAAATGAATTTTGGCGACTGGGAATTAAAACCCTGGGATGAGATTCCGCCAGAAGAGTTAAATCCGTGGATGGAAGATTTTGTAAATATTCCCGTTTCAAATGGAGAATCATTTACAGAATTACATTCAAGAGTCGGCGGCTTTTTAGCTGAGCAGATTTCAGACCTTACACACCCTGTAATCATTGTAGCTCATGCGGGTATTATACGAAGCATTTTATGCCATCAAACTTCACTGCCTTTAAAAGAGGCTTTTCAAAACAAAGTCGATTTTGGGGAAGTCATAAGAATTGAACTATAA